The following proteins are encoded in a genomic region of Bubalus kerabau isolate K-KA32 ecotype Philippines breed swamp buffalo chromosome 15, PCC_UOA_SB_1v2, whole genome shotgun sequence:
- the LOC129628621 gene encoding olfactory receptor 5AN1-like, producing the protein MIGGGNITEITHFILLGFSDFPRIIIVLFVVFLVIYILTLTWNLSLLILIRMDSHLHTPMYFFLSNLSFMDICYVTSTAPKMLYDFFQERQIITYVDCVIQNFVFSTMGLSESCLMTAMAYDRYAAICNPLLYSSVMSPALCGRMVLGSYLAGLSATVFQLCFMLQLHFCGPNVINHFFCDLPQLLVLSCTDTFFLHLLTVIFTMIFGVVNVSVIMISYVYIVISIMKITTSSGRSKAFNTCASHLTAVTLFYTSGMFVYLSSSSGGSSSFDRFASFFYTVMIPMLNPLIYSLRNQEIKDALRRLQKKSRYC; encoded by the coding sequence atgattggaggaggaaatatcaCAGAGATCACTCATTTTATCTTGTTGGGATTCTCAGATTTTCCCAGAATCATAATAGTGCTCTTTGTGGTGTTCCTGGTGATATACATTTTGACCCTGACTTGGAACCTGTCGCTCCTCATCTTAATAAGAATGgactcccacctccacacccccatgtacttctttctcagTAACCTGTCCTTCATGGACATCTGCTATGTGACCTCCACAGCCCCAAAGATGCTCTATGACTTCTTCCAGGAGCGGCAAATTATCACCTATGTGGATTGTGTTATTCAGAATTTTGTATTCTCCACCATGGGGTTGAGTGAGTCTTGCCTCATGACCGCCATGGCCTATGATCGATATGCTGCCATTTGTAACCCACTTCTTTATTCGTCAGTCATGTCGCCCGCTCTTTGTGGTCGGATGGTGCTGGGATCCTACTTGGCTGGACTCTCTGCTACTGTATTCCAATTGTGTTTCATGCTCCAGCTCCACTTCTGTGGGCCTAATGTCATCaaccacttcttctgtgaccTGCCCCAGCTGTTAGTTCTATCCTGCACTGACACTTTCTTTTTACATCTCTTAACTGTTATATTTACAATGATCTTTGGGGTAGTAAATGTTTCTGTTATCATGATATCCTATGTCTACATTGTCATCTCCATCATGAAGATCACGACCTCAAGTGGCAGGTCCAAGGCTTTCAACACCTGTGCCTCCCACCTGACAGCAGTCACTCTCTTCTATACCTCAGGTATGTTTGTCTATTTGAGTTCCAGCTCTGGTGGTTCCTCCAGCTTTGACAGATTTGCGTCATTCTTCTACACTGTGATGATTCCCATGTTGAATCCCTTGATATACAGTCTGAGGAACCAAGAAATCAAAGATGCCTTGAGAAGGTTGCAAAAGAAGAGCAGGTATTGCTGA